One genomic region from Podarcis raffonei isolate rPodRaf1 chromosome Z, rPodRaf1.pri, whole genome shotgun sequence encodes:
- the PTPA gene encoding serine/threonine-protein phosphatase 2A activator isoform X1 produces the protein MAESEWQPESPEEAALPPPHRNFMIPKKEINMVPDMGKWKRSQAYADYTGFILKLNESIKGKKLTCEYKVSEPIEKLIDLLNTLDRWIDETPPVDQPSRFGNKAFRTWYTKLDQGAENLVATVVPSELSDAISEVAVYLKESVGNSTRIDYGTGHEAAFAAFLCCLCKIGVLRVDDQLAIVFKVFNRYLEVMRKLQKTYRMEPAGSQGVWGLDDFQFLPFIWGSSQLIDHPNLEPRHFVDEKVVNENHKDFMFLECILFITEMKTGPFAEHSNQLWNISAVPSWAKVNQGLIRMYKAECLEKFPVIQHFKFGSLLSIQPVAS, from the exons ATGGCAGAAAGCGAATGGCAGCCAG aATCCCCCGAGGAGGCAGCACTGCCTCCTCCCCACCGAAATTTCATGATCCCCAAGAAGGAAATCAACATGGTTCCCGACATGGGGAAGTGGAAACGCTCACAG gcTTATGCAGACTACACAGGCTTCATTCTCAAGCTGAATGAAAGCATCAAGGGCAAGAAGCTGACCTGTGAATACAAAGTCTCTGAG CCAATTGAAAAGCTGATTGATCTCCTGAACACGCTTGACAGGTGGATTGACGAGACCCCACCAGTGGACCAGCCATCTCGCTTTGGGAACAAGGCTTTTCGGACGTGGTACACCAAACTGGACCAG GGGGCTGAGAACCTGGTGGCTACTGTGGTTCCGAGTGAGCTGTCAGACGCCATCTCCGAAGTggcagtgtacctgaaggagtcaGTGGGCAACTCTACTCGTATTGACTATGGGACAG GTCATGAAGCAGCGTTTGCCGCCTTCCTCTGCTGCCTTTGCAAAATTGGAGTTCTCCGGGTGGATGACCAGCTGGCCATTGTCTTCAAAgtgttcaacag gtATTTGGAAGTCATGCGGAAGCTGCAGAAGACCTATAGAATGgaaccagctgggagccaaggAGTCTGGGGCTTGGATGACTTCCAGTTCCTTCCCTTCATATGGGGCAGCTCACAACTGATAG ATCACCCAAACCTGGAACCTCGACATTTTGTGGATGAGAAAGTGGTGAATGAAAACCATAAAGACTTCATGTTTCTTGAGTGCATCCTATTCATTACAGAG ATGAAGACAGGCCCATTTGCTGAGCACTCCAACCAGCTGTGGAACATTAGCGCTGTCCCTTCATGGGCGAAGGTCAACCAAGGCCTCATTCGCATGTACAAAGCAGAG TGCCTGGAGAAGTTCCCTGTGATCCAGCACTTCAAGTTCGGCAGCCTCCTCTCCATTCAGCCTGTTGCATCTTAA
- the PTPA gene encoding serine/threonine-protein phosphatase 2A activator isoform X3 has protein sequence MAESEWQPESPEEAALPPPHRNFMIPKKEINMVPDMGKWKRSQPIEKLIDLLNTLDRWIDETPPVDQPSRFGNKAFRTWYTKLDQGAENLVATVVPSELSDAISEVAVYLKESVGNSTRIDYGTGHEAAFAAFLCCLCKIGVLRVDDQLAIVFKVFNRYLEVMRKLQKTYRMEPAGSQGVWGLDDFQFLPFIWGSSQLIDHPNLEPRHFVDEKVVNENHKDFMFLECILFITEMKTGPFAEHSNQLWNISAVPSWAKVNQGLIRMYKAECLEKFPVIQHFKFGSLLSIQPVAS, from the exons ATGGCAGAAAGCGAATGGCAGCCAG aATCCCCCGAGGAGGCAGCACTGCCTCCTCCCCACCGAAATTTCATGATCCCCAAGAAGGAAATCAACATGGTTCCCGACATGGGGAAGTGGAAACGCTCACAG CCAATTGAAAAGCTGATTGATCTCCTGAACACGCTTGACAGGTGGATTGACGAGACCCCACCAGTGGACCAGCCATCTCGCTTTGGGAACAAGGCTTTTCGGACGTGGTACACCAAACTGGACCAG GGGGCTGAGAACCTGGTGGCTACTGTGGTTCCGAGTGAGCTGTCAGACGCCATCTCCGAAGTggcagtgtacctgaaggagtcaGTGGGCAACTCTACTCGTATTGACTATGGGACAG GTCATGAAGCAGCGTTTGCCGCCTTCCTCTGCTGCCTTTGCAAAATTGGAGTTCTCCGGGTGGATGACCAGCTGGCCATTGTCTTCAAAgtgttcaacag gtATTTGGAAGTCATGCGGAAGCTGCAGAAGACCTATAGAATGgaaccagctgggagccaaggAGTCTGGGGCTTGGATGACTTCCAGTTCCTTCCCTTCATATGGGGCAGCTCACAACTGATAG ATCACCCAAACCTGGAACCTCGACATTTTGTGGATGAGAAAGTGGTGAATGAAAACCATAAAGACTTCATGTTTCTTGAGTGCATCCTATTCATTACAGAG ATGAAGACAGGCCCATTTGCTGAGCACTCCAACCAGCTGTGGAACATTAGCGCTGTCCCTTCATGGGCGAAGGTCAACCAAGGCCTCATTCGCATGTACAAAGCAGAG TGCCTGGAGAAGTTCCCTGTGATCCAGCACTTCAAGTTCGGCAGCCTCCTCTCCATTCAGCCTGTTGCATCTTAA
- the PTPA gene encoding serine/threonine-protein phosphatase 2A activator isoform X2, giving the protein MRQESPEEAALPPPHRNFMIPKKEINMVPDMGKWKRSQAYADYTGFILKLNESIKGKKLTCEYKVSEPIEKLIDLLNTLDRWIDETPPVDQPSRFGNKAFRTWYTKLDQGAENLVATVVPSELSDAISEVAVYLKESVGNSTRIDYGTGHEAAFAAFLCCLCKIGVLRVDDQLAIVFKVFNRYLEVMRKLQKTYRMEPAGSQGVWGLDDFQFLPFIWGSSQLIDHPNLEPRHFVDEKVVNENHKDFMFLECILFITEMKTGPFAEHSNQLWNISAVPSWAKVNQGLIRMYKAECLEKFPVIQHFKFGSLLSIQPVAS; this is encoded by the exons atgaggcaag aATCCCCCGAGGAGGCAGCACTGCCTCCTCCCCACCGAAATTTCATGATCCCCAAGAAGGAAATCAACATGGTTCCCGACATGGGGAAGTGGAAACGCTCACAG gcTTATGCAGACTACACAGGCTTCATTCTCAAGCTGAATGAAAGCATCAAGGGCAAGAAGCTGACCTGTGAATACAAAGTCTCTGAG CCAATTGAAAAGCTGATTGATCTCCTGAACACGCTTGACAGGTGGATTGACGAGACCCCACCAGTGGACCAGCCATCTCGCTTTGGGAACAAGGCTTTTCGGACGTGGTACACCAAACTGGACCAG GGGGCTGAGAACCTGGTGGCTACTGTGGTTCCGAGTGAGCTGTCAGACGCCATCTCCGAAGTggcagtgtacctgaaggagtcaGTGGGCAACTCTACTCGTATTGACTATGGGACAG GTCATGAAGCAGCGTTTGCCGCCTTCCTCTGCTGCCTTTGCAAAATTGGAGTTCTCCGGGTGGATGACCAGCTGGCCATTGTCTTCAAAgtgttcaacag gtATTTGGAAGTCATGCGGAAGCTGCAGAAGACCTATAGAATGgaaccagctgggagccaaggAGTCTGGGGCTTGGATGACTTCCAGTTCCTTCCCTTCATATGGGGCAGCTCACAACTGATAG ATCACCCAAACCTGGAACCTCGACATTTTGTGGATGAGAAAGTGGTGAATGAAAACCATAAAGACTTCATGTTTCTTGAGTGCATCCTATTCATTACAGAG ATGAAGACAGGCCCATTTGCTGAGCACTCCAACCAGCTGTGGAACATTAGCGCTGTCCCTTCATGGGCGAAGGTCAACCAAGGCCTCATTCGCATGTACAAAGCAGAG TGCCTGGAGAAGTTCCCTGTGATCCAGCACTTCAAGTTCGGCAGCCTCCTCTCCATTCAGCCTGTTGCATCTTAA